In bacterium, one genomic interval encodes:
- a CDS encoding PrsW family glutamic-type intramembrane protease, producing the protein MAAVLFIKFFPLILIVVGLFPSVVWLLVYLREDAHPEPKKSILKIFLWGMLVAPFAVLLQYLALASLESSGVAGAAAIGLLGLAAIEEYLKYLVVKTEIEDEPVFNEPTDAVIYMIIAALGFAAVENISIAFSLAPTGQLQTLSANTGSFLNILKVLGVRLLGATLLHAFSSSIVGYALARRVFAKRGMWIIPLGLVGATLLHALFNYLILQSSEVRGVAFILAAATMTGAIIFIFKRVGRMQAS; encoded by the coding sequence ATGGCTGCCGTCCTTTTTATAAAATTTTTTCCGCTCATCCTCATTGTCGTGGGACTTTTCCCCAGCGTTGTATGGCTGCTCGTATACCTTAGGGAAGACGCGCACCCCGAACCGAAAAAATCCATCTTAAAGATATTTCTGTGGGGCATGCTCGTAGCCCCATTCGCGGTACTCCTGCAATACCTTGCGCTTGCCTCCCTTGAATCCTCCGGCGTAGCGGGGGCGGCGGCCATTGGTCTTCTGGGACTTGCCGCCATCGAAGAGTATCTGAAGTATCTGGTCGTAAAAACAGAGATAGAAGACGAGCCGGTTTTCAACGAACCTACGGACGCGGTCATATACATGATCATTGCGGCTCTTGGCTTTGCGGCCGTTGAAAACATTTCCATCGCATTTTCTCTCGCTCCTACGGGACAGCTGCAGACGCTCTCGGCAAATACCGGAAGTTTTCTCAACATCCTCAAGGTTCTGGGAGTGCGTCTCTTGGGGGCGACGCTGCTTCATGCGTTCTCTTCAAGCATAGTCGGTTATGCGTTGGCCAGGCGTGTTTTTGCCAAACGCGGGATGTGGATAATCCCCCTGGGACTTGTGGGGGCCACTCTGTTGCACGCCTTGTTCAATTATCTTATACTTCAGAGTAGCGAGGTCCGCGGTGTTGCATTTATTCTTGCGGCCGCCACCATGACCGGAGCCATCATTTTCATCTTCAAAAGGGTTGGGCGCATGCAGGCCTCATAA
- a CDS encoding Hsp20/alpha crystallin family protein, translating to MKKSFFDKLTGSTKVEDQEGPEISGGEEGAEGSRGAEAETGEGQLTIDVYQTESDIVIKSTVAGVSADDIDITITNDMVTIRGKRERDEEVPQEHYYYQECYWGPFSRSVILPVDIDAERIDASMKNGILTIRLPKIEKEKTKKLKVRVG from the coding sequence ATGAAAAAATCTTTTTTTGATAAACTCACCGGTAGCACAAAAGTCGAGGATCAGGAGGGTCCCGAGATCTCCGGCGGAGAGGAAGGGGCGGAGGGATCTCGCGGAGCAGAGGCCGAAACGGGAGAGGGACAACTCACCATTGATGTATATCAAACGGAGAGCGATATCGTGATCAAATCCACCGTTGCGGGAGTTTCCGCGGACGACATTGACATCACTATAACCAATGATATGGTGACGATCCGAGGGAAAAGGGAGCGTGACGAGGAAGTTCCGCAGGAGCATTACTACTACCAGGAATGCTACTGGGGTCCGTTCTCGCGCTCGGTGATCTTGCCGGTCGATATTGATGCCGAACGGATCGATGCCTCAATGAAAAATGGTATTTTAACCATCAGGCTCCCGAAAATAGAGAAGGAAAAAACAAAGAAGTTAAAGGTTCGGGTTGGATAA